In Roseiconus lacunae, one genomic interval encodes:
- the ltrA gene encoding group II intron reverse transcriptase/maturase gives MERAWKQVKANRGAPGPDGITLDKFFETFRHHWPVVRQQLLEGTYRPGPCRRKSIPKPNGGERHLGIPNVVDRLIQQAILQVLTPIFDPSFSESSFGFRHGRSAHGATQQIQRTIRSGYRWCVDMDLSKFFDRVQHDVLMTRVSRRVRDRRLLKLIGRFLRAGVIAGGLLQPSTEGTMQGGPLSPLLANILLGDFDKVLEARGLRFVRYADDILVFVRSELSPRRVFRSVERYLTGVLKLAIHRDKSRVRETAGVEFLGYQFHGFGGQIRVSPTSVKKMRQRCKDILRRSRGCSMRRRLRDLRLYLRGWLSYFALEQRRTQMTVLDKWLRRRVRACYWNNWRLPRTRLRKLSALGVPPAEAYPFAHSGKGPWRLSMTSGVQRALTNEWLTAQGLFGLADRWTELAPKRRTA, from the coding sequence ATCGAGCGTGCTTGGAAACAAGTCAAAGCGAACCGCGGTGCCCCCGGCCCCGACGGCATCACCCTGGACAAGTTCTTCGAGACCTTCCGGCACCATTGGCCGGTCGTTCGGCAACAACTCTTGGAAGGGACTTACCGTCCGGGCCCGTGCCGGCGGAAGTCGATTCCCAAACCCAATGGCGGCGAGCGACACCTCGGCATTCCCAACGTGGTCGATCGCTTGATTCAACAAGCCATCTTGCAAGTCTTGACCCCGATCTTCGATCCATCTTTCTCCGAATCGAGTTTCGGTTTTCGGCACGGGCGTTCCGCACACGGAGCCACCCAGCAGATCCAGCGCACGATTCGCAGCGGCTACCGCTGGTGCGTGGACATGGACCTGTCGAAATTCTTTGACCGAGTCCAGCACGATGTCCTAATGACACGCGTGTCTCGTCGCGTCCGCGACCGACGGCTACTAAAGCTCATCGGGCGTTTTCTGCGTGCTGGCGTCATCGCCGGTGGTCTCCTCCAACCCTCCACCGAAGGCACCATGCAGGGCGGGCCGCTTTCACCACTTTTGGCGAATATTCTCTTGGGGGATTTCGACAAGGTCTTGGAAGCACGTGGTCTGCGTTTTGTGCGTTACGCCGACGACATTCTGGTCTTCGTACGATCCGAGTTATCGCCACGACGCGTGTTCCGTTCGGTGGAACGCTATCTCACCGGGGTATTGAAACTGGCCATCCACCGTGACAAAAGTCGCGTGCGTGAGACTGCGGGAGTCGAGTTCCTCGGCTACCAGTTCCATGGCTTTGGTGGCCAGATCCGGGTGAGTCCGACAAGCGTGAAGAAGATGCGACAGCGCTGCAAGGACATCCTGCGACGATCTCGCGGATGCTCGATGCGTCGTCGCCTTCGTGATCTTCGTCTCTACCTTCGGGGTTGGTTGAGTTACTTCGCGCTGGAGCAGCGTCGAACGCAGATGACCGTGCTGGACAAATGGCTTCGTCGCCGGGTCCGTGCGTGTTACTGGAACAACTGGCGCTTGCCACGCACCCGGTTGCGAAAGTTGTCCGCGTTAGGCGTCCCTCCGGCCGAAGCATACCCCTTCGCCCACAGCGGCAAAGGCCCGTGGCGTCTCTCGATGACGTCCGGCGTTCAGCGAGCTTTAACGAACGAGTGGTTAACGGCTCAAGGCCTGTTTGGATTAGCCGATCGATGGACGGAGCTTGCTCCGAAACGGCGAACCGCCTAG